One genomic region from Streptomyces venezuelae encodes:
- the prcB gene encoding proteasome subunit beta, with protein MEANPRSTGRLPAAFLTPGSSSFLDFLSAHSPELLPSHRKLPEGVLDAPHGTTIVAVTFDGGVVLAGDRRATMGNMIAQRDMEKVFPADEYSAVAIAGTAGLAVEMVKLFQLELEHFEKVEGATLSLEGKANRLSTMIRGNLGMAMQGLAVVPLFAGWDEGKGKGRIFSYDVTGGRSEEQGYAATGSGSIFARGSMKKLYSPDLTEHQATTLVVQALYDAADDDSATGGPDMARRIFPLVTVITEEGFRRLTEAESSELARSVTERRLTQPDGPRAALL; from the coding sequence GTGGAAGCCAACCCTCGTAGCACCGGGCGTCTGCCGGCGGCCTTCCTGACGCCGGGATCGTCCTCGTTCCTGGACTTCCTGTCGGCACACTCGCCGGAGCTGCTGCCGAGCCACCGCAAGCTGCCGGAGGGCGTCCTCGACGCCCCGCACGGCACGACCATCGTGGCGGTCACCTTCGACGGCGGGGTCGTCCTCGCCGGCGACCGGCGGGCCACCATGGGCAACATGATCGCGCAGCGCGACATGGAGAAGGTCTTCCCGGCCGACGAGTACTCCGCCGTCGCCATCGCCGGCACCGCGGGTCTCGCCGTCGAGATGGTCAAGCTCTTCCAGCTGGAGCTGGAGCACTTCGAGAAGGTGGAGGGCGCCACGCTCTCCCTGGAGGGCAAGGCCAACCGCCTGTCCACCATGATCCGCGGCAACCTGGGCATGGCCATGCAGGGCCTCGCCGTCGTGCCGCTCTTCGCCGGCTGGGACGAGGGCAAGGGCAAGGGCCGGATCTTCTCCTACGACGTGACCGGCGGTCGCTCCGAGGAGCAGGGCTACGCGGCCACCGGCTCCGGCTCGATCTTCGCGCGCGGGTCGATGAAGAAGCTCTACAGTCCCGACCTCACCGAGCACCAGGCCACGACCCTGGTCGTGCAGGCGCTCTACGACGCGGCGGACGACGACTCGGCGACCGGTGGCCCCGACATGGCCCGCCGGATCTTCCCGCTCGTCACCGTCATCACCGAGGAGGGTTTCCGCAGGCTCACCGAGGCCGAGTCCTCCGAGCTGGCCCGGTCGGTCACCGAGCGGCGCCTCACGCAGCCCGACGGGCCGCGCGCCGCCCTGCTCTGA
- the prcA gene encoding proteasome subunit alpha — translation MSTPFYVSPQQAMADRAEYARKGIARGRSLVVLQYTDGIVFVGENPSRALHKFSEIYDRIGFAAAGKYNEYENLRIGGVRYADLRGYTYDRDDVTARGLANVYAQTLGTIFSSAGEKPYEVELVVAEVGAEPEGDQIYRLPHDGSIVDEHGSVAVGGNAEQISSFLDQRHRDGMSLAEALKLAVQALSRDTNGSEREIPAERLEVAVLDRTRPQQRKFKRIVGRQLSRLLQADNAAVAKTDEPSDEVPEE, via the coding sequence GTGTCCACTCCGTTCTACGTCTCACCCCAGCAGGCCATGGCCGACCGGGCGGAGTACGCCCGCAAGGGCATCGCCCGAGGCCGCAGCCTCGTCGTCCTCCAGTACACGGACGGCATCGTCTTCGTCGGCGAGAACCCCTCGCGTGCGCTGCACAAGTTCAGCGAGATCTACGACCGGATCGGCTTCGCCGCCGCCGGCAAGTACAACGAGTACGAGAACCTCCGCATCGGCGGCGTGCGCTACGCCGACCTGCGGGGCTACACCTACGACCGGGACGACGTCACCGCGCGCGGCCTGGCCAACGTCTACGCCCAGACGCTCGGCACGATCTTCTCCAGCGCGGGGGAGAAGCCGTACGAGGTGGAGCTGGTCGTCGCCGAGGTCGGCGCCGAGCCGGAGGGCGACCAGATCTACCGGCTGCCCCACGACGGCTCCATCGTGGACGAGCACGGCTCGGTCGCGGTCGGCGGAAACGCGGAGCAGATCAGCTCCTTCCTGGACCAGCGGCACCGGGACGGCATGTCCCTGGCCGAGGCCCTGAAGCTGGCCGTGCAGGCGCTCTCGCGGGACACCAACGGCAGCGAGCGGGAGATCCCCGCGGAGCGCCTGGAGGTGGCGGTCCTGGACCGCACGCGCCCGCAGCAGCGCAAGTTCAAGCGGATCGTCGGCCGCCAGCTGTCCCGCCTCCTGCAGGCGGACAACGCGGCCGTGGCGAAGACGGACGAGCCCTCGGACGAGGTTCCGGAGGAGTAG
- a CDS encoding LacI family DNA-binding transcriptional regulator: MQTPEPLGGARPTSRDVARAAGVSQATVSLVLGDKWRGRVSERTAEVVREAARSLGYRPNLAARNLRLGHTRTALLVVPALTNEFFARVYTGAATVAARHGFGVVLYPSPDGVGPAKDPFASARAALDGVIASSMASDALKAFRGTDLPLVMLDSDPADTGAAAHVNLDIADGMRQVTGHLLALGHRHFVHLASAVASWTFDVRAAALTEALAGVSVRTVRAPLDVHGAMAATERAMAAPGPRPTALVCDDDILAAGACKALRRLGLRVPEDVSVTGFDDLALATAVEPELTTVSLPAERIGERGMAALLAVLSGEPPQPDDLPVTLVPRGSSGPAPAS, translated from the coding sequence GTGCAGACCCCGGAGCCGCTCGGCGGCGCCCGCCCCACCAGCAGGGACGTCGCCCGGGCCGCGGGCGTCTCGCAGGCCACCGTGTCGCTCGTGCTCGGCGACAAGTGGCGCGGCCGTGTGTCGGAACGCACCGCCGAGGTCGTGCGGGAGGCCGCCCGGAGCCTCGGCTACCGGCCCAACCTCGCCGCCCGCAACCTCCGCCTCGGCCACACCCGTACGGCGCTGCTCGTCGTCCCGGCGCTCACCAACGAGTTCTTCGCCCGCGTCTACACCGGCGCGGCGACCGTCGCCGCCCGGCACGGCTTCGGTGTCGTCCTGTACCCCTCCCCCGACGGCGTCGGGCCCGCCAAGGACCCCTTCGCCTCGGCCCGCGCGGCCCTGGACGGGGTCATCGCCTCCTCGATGGCCTCGGACGCCCTGAAGGCCTTCCGGGGCACCGACCTGCCGCTGGTCATGCTCGACAGCGACCCCGCCGACACCGGCGCCGCCGCGCACGTCAACCTCGACATCGCGGACGGCATGCGCCAGGTCACGGGACACCTGCTGGCTCTCGGCCACCGGCACTTCGTCCACCTGGCCTCTGCCGTGGCGTCCTGGACCTTCGACGTCCGTGCCGCCGCGCTCACCGAGGCCCTCGCCGGCGTCTCGGTGCGGACGGTCCGCGCACCCCTGGACGTGCACGGCGCCATGGCCGCCACCGAGCGCGCCATGGCCGCGCCCGGCCCCCGCCCCACCGCTCTCGTGTGCGACGACGACATCCTCGCGGCGGGCGCCTGCAAGGCCCTGCGGCGGCTCGGGCTGCGGGTCCCCGAGGACGTCTCGGTCACCGGTTTCGACGACCTCGCGCTCGCGACCGCCGTCGAGCCGGAGCTGACGACCGTCTCGCTGCCGGCCGAGCGCATCGGCGAGCGGGGCATGGCGGCCCTCCTGGCCGTCCTCTCGGGCGAACCGCCACAGCCGGACGATCTCCCGGTCACGCTGGTCCCCCGGGGCTCCTCGGGGCCCGCACCGGCTTCCTGA
- a CDS encoding MFS transporter, with protein sequence MATEATAHGGYLDILRAPHAARLLAGTLIGRLPNGVGPIALTLFVRDQGGSYTLAGGLIAAYGVATAVGQPLLGRAVDLKGQPRVQLPAAVLSALGMALLALTGIGHLALAYAAVVVAGLFTPPLEGGLRALWPSVLGREDRVHRAYAMDAVAQEVMFTVGPLLLTLLVSLWSPAAALLVINALGVLGALAVVLSEPSRTWRSAPREAHWLGALRSPGLLALLGSFFFVGLALGSITVAAVSYADDRGTPSVYGWLMAALGLGALVGGVTYGARQWSGAPERRLRVLVLLLAVCYLPLVLTPGPVAMTGLAALSGVFLAPVLACAFIVVDRHAPAGTVTEAFSWLVTTFGVGSALGSAVAGPAVELAGTVAGFAVAGAGGLVALLVLLATGRVLHVPVSPANPAVPAEPDARHAVGAGGPTSVHTEKNTH encoded by the coding sequence ATGGCCACCGAGGCCACGGCACACGGCGGCTATCTCGACATACTCCGGGCACCGCACGCCGCCCGGCTGCTGGCCGGCACGCTCATCGGGCGGCTGCCCAACGGCGTCGGCCCCATCGCCCTCACCCTCTTCGTCCGCGACCAGGGCGGCAGCTACACACTCGCCGGCGGCCTCATCGCCGCCTACGGCGTCGCCACCGCCGTCGGCCAGCCCCTCCTCGGCCGCGCCGTCGACCTCAAGGGGCAGCCGCGGGTCCAGCTCCCCGCGGCGGTCCTCTCCGCCCTCGGCATGGCCCTGCTCGCGCTCACCGGCATCGGTCACCTGGCCCTCGCCTACGCGGCCGTCGTCGTCGCCGGCCTCTTCACCCCGCCCCTGGAGGGCGGCCTCCGGGCCCTGTGGCCGAGCGTCCTCGGCCGCGAGGACCGGGTGCACCGGGCGTACGCCATGGACGCGGTAGCCCAGGAGGTCATGTTCACCGTCGGCCCGCTGCTGCTGACCCTCCTCGTCTCGCTGTGGTCGCCCGCCGCGGCCCTGCTCGTCATCAACGCTCTCGGCGTCCTCGGCGCCCTCGCCGTGGTCCTCTCCGAGCCCTCCCGCACCTGGCGCTCCGCGCCCCGCGAGGCCCACTGGCTGGGAGCCCTGCGCTCACCCGGCCTCCTCGCCCTCCTGGGCTCGTTCTTCTTCGTCGGCCTCGCCCTCGGCTCCATCACCGTCGCCGCCGTCTCCTACGCCGACGACCGGGGCACCCCGTCCGTCTACGGCTGGCTCATGGCCGCCCTCGGCCTCGGCGCCCTCGTCGGCGGCGTCACCTACGGCGCCCGCCAGTGGTCCGGCGCCCCCGAGCGGCGGCTGCGCGTCCTCGTGCTGCTCCTCGCGGTCTGCTACCTGCCGCTGGTCCTCACCCCCGGCCCCGTCGCCATGACCGGCCTCGCGGCCCTCTCCGGCGTCTTCCTGGCCCCCGTCCTCGCCTGCGCGTTCATCGTCGTCGACCGGCACGCCCCGGCCGGCACCGTGACCGAGGCCTTCTCCTGGCTCGTCACGACCTTCGGTGTCGGCTCGGCCCTCGGCTCCGCGGTCGCGGGACCCGCCGTCGAACTCGCCGGGACCGTCGCCGGATTCGCCGTGGCCGGAGCGGGCGGCCTCGTCGCCCTCCTCGTCCTCCTCGCCACCGGCCGCGTCCTCCACGTCCCCGTGAGCCCGGCGAACCCGGCGGTCCCGGCCGAACCGGACGCGCGACACGCCGTCGGCGCGGGCGGCCCCACCTCCGTACACACCGAAAAGAACACGCACTGA